From a single Fibrobacter sp. UWB5 genomic region:
- a CDS encoding site-specific integrase has translation MKQACPSTEQVQNWWMQMQQKQATKIYAVRDGAYYRLRAFTEKREKCGEISLGLRDKKSAQRIADSLELDSATDDQSPAGELNKYIEHLRKHANACKKGKYALTSLAESTEHTICTIKSRLSKHFLGFCRKRRITDINEMFKREIINAYIDELYENVAIGDTSRSIMTSTLTFLRWYDGKQDNSLMNTKFYKAIKGWRGRFGFKRSHPKVFLRPDQIQAILRYDYPDERIKAMFFFPLICGLRYNEFVTLHWGDLDYANNNLDVTIAKGGTCRKAQFPKVMQDFLRKVQLSRTTGNLPGDKLFKGYDKNRDLSVYKKLLKDMTGVEGKDTTSNCLRRSGCNLIEKFKHGLGDLQLGHSICSRVTHKSYTDYNDYEEVNAFWDELYRKSQQPAPITGIEPNRIVAGQANVISFQEIDSITG, from the coding sequence ATGAAACAAGCATGCCCATCAACAGAACAGGTTCAAAACTGGTGGATGCAAATGCAGCAAAAGCAAGCGACCAAGATTTACGCCGTCAGAGATGGAGCCTATTACAGACTCCGCGCATTTACCGAAAAAAGAGAGAAATGCGGAGAAATCTCCCTGGGATTAAGGGACAAGAAATCTGCACAGCGGATTGCCGATTCGTTGGAATTAGATTCCGCCACAGATGACCAATCTCCAGCTGGAGAACTTAACAAATACATAGAACACCTGAGAAAGCACGCCAACGCATGCAAAAAAGGAAAATACGCCTTAACCTCTCTGGCAGAATCAACTGAGCACACCATCTGCACCATAAAATCACGTCTCAGCAAGCATTTTCTGGGATTTTGTCGCAAAAGGCGCATAACAGACATTAACGAAATGTTCAAGCGAGAAATCATCAACGCCTACATCGATGAACTTTACGAAAATGTCGCCATTGGAGACACTTCAAGGTCCATCATGACTAGTACATTGACCTTCTTAAGGTGGTACGACGGCAAACAGGACAATTCCCTTATGAATACAAAGTTCTATAAAGCTATCAAGGGATGGCGGGGCCGCTTCGGCTTCAAACGAAGTCATCCAAAGGTTTTCCTCCGTCCAGACCAGATACAGGCCATCCTTCGTTACGATTACCCTGACGAACGTATCAAGGCAATGTTCTTTTTCCCCTTAATTTGCGGATTGCGCTACAACGAGTTCGTCACCCTTCATTGGGGCGATTTGGATTACGCGAACAACAACCTAGATGTCACCATAGCCAAGGGCGGGACATGTAGAAAAGCCCAGTTCCCCAAGGTCATGCAGGATTTTCTCAGAAAAGTCCAATTAAGTCGCACAACAGGCAATCTTCCCGGTGACAAGCTGTTCAAGGGATACGACAAAAACCGCGATCTTAGTGTCTATAAGAAACTTCTAAAGGATATGACAGGAGTCGAGGGTAAGGATACAACATCGAATTGCCTCCGTCGAAGTGGCTGTAACTTAATCGAAAAGTTCAAGCATGGTCTGGGTGACCTGCAACTTGGCCATAGCATTTGTTCCAGGGTAACCCACAAAAGTTATACTGACTACAACGACTACGAAGAGGTCAACGCGTTCTGGGATGAGCTATATCGCAAAAGTCAGCAACCAGCGCCCATTACTGGGATCGAGCCCAATAGGATAGTTGCCGGACAAGCGAATGTCATCAGCTTTCAGGAAATCGATTCCATTACAGGATAA
- a CDS encoding site-specific integrase, translating to MIEMTKKQSSMAALGSKTTYAIRQLHKSAGNKTWYGCVYTPGQSPKHISLHTESKQLAEKWLTKMQFVEMMPPSWQREFNDYPMEKAYEEYLQYVESVHPGVTYKTYKSRIHPCVEFMQAQGCINLRQITKGVILKLIASFPEHRRMTIHERFRSFRLWLRWCAKHYDMNEFDPCDGVSIKVPYDKENEESWCEDEIKRILDAAPDPLYRFFLGLMAYAGLRLKEALFLRTEDIHRDTREIALVGKGNKFAVVPISDKLWVLYEAVMTEIKPDGRFFPPGRFEQNTPELGVMFKFVLTRAGLPIPKKSLHHRLRHSYCTNLIRAGVDLKTVTRLMRHSDVRISLNVYTHISDESMRDGVNRI from the coding sequence ATGATTGAAATGACAAAAAAACAATCCTCAATGGCAGCATTAGGGAGCAAAACTACCTATGCTATACGCCAACTACACAAGAGTGCTGGAAACAAAACCTGGTACGGTTGCGTTTATACACCCGGTCAAAGCCCTAAGCATATTTCGCTACACACGGAATCCAAACAGCTTGCCGAAAAATGGCTGACCAAGATGCAGTTCGTCGAAATGATGCCGCCGTCGTGGCAGCGTGAGTTTAACGATTACCCGATGGAAAAGGCTTACGAGGAGTATTTGCAGTATGTCGAATCGGTGCATCCTGGGGTTACCTACAAGACCTACAAGTCCCGTATTCATCCTTGTGTCGAATTTATGCAGGCTCAAGGGTGCATCAATCTTAGACAGATTACCAAGGGGGTAATCCTCAAGCTGATAGCCTCTTTTCCAGAACACAGACGCATGACCATACATGAGCGATTTCGGAGCTTTCGCTTGTGGCTCAGATGGTGCGCCAAGCATTATGATATGAATGAATTTGATCCATGCGATGGTGTGAGTATCAAGGTGCCTTATGATAAGGAAAACGAGGAGTCGTGGTGCGAGGATGAAATTAAGCGCATATTGGACGCAGCTCCAGATCCACTGTATAGATTTTTCCTTGGCTTGATGGCCTATGCTGGGTTACGATTGAAAGAAGCTCTTTTCTTGCGTACCGAGGATATTCACCGCGATACGCGTGAAATCGCTCTTGTGGGCAAAGGGAATAAATTCGCCGTTGTGCCTATCAGTGACAAACTGTGGGTCCTCTATGAGGCGGTAATGACTGAAATTAAGCCAGATGGTCGCTTCTTTCCTCCGGGACGGTTTGAACAAAATACGCCGGAACTTGGGGTTATGTTCAAGTTTGTCCTTACTAGGGCTGGGCTGCCTATCCCCAAGAAATCGTTGCATCATCGCCTAAGGCATAGCTACTGCACCAACCTTATTCGTGCCGGGGTCGATTTGAAAACAGTGACCCGTTTGATGCGTCATAGCGATGTGAGAATCAGCCTGAATGTCTATACCCACATTAGCGATGAAAGCATGCGTGACGGCGTTAATCGTATATAA